In Acuticoccus sp. I52.16.1, a single genomic region encodes these proteins:
- a CDS encoding helix-turn-helix domain-containing protein, which yields MPRAYSQLGLEERRRSESWRRGGVSVDVLAEKLGRHRSTSDHPTPASGFAADRPSRTSDCRWRRS from the coding sequence GTGCCACGGGCCTACTCGCAGCTCGGCCTTGAAGAGAGGCGCAGAAGCGAAAGCTGGCGGCGCGGTGGGGTGAGCGTCGACGTGTTGGCGGAGAAACTCGGGCGGCATCGTTCGACTTCAGACCATCCGACTCCAGCGTCTGGTTTTGCGGCGGATCGCCCGTCACGGACGTCAGATTGCCGTTGGCGTCGTAGCTGA
- a CDS encoding RHS repeat domain-containing protein, with product MLSYDANGNLTSVTGDPPQNQTLEWDGLNRLKSVSRGGSTIMVYGPDDSRLRRTVIPTGGTPESIYFLADMEFDGTVYTKYPVPDVKRVGTATYGVHRDHDGSVRLVTNASGQKVTAIGYMPYGFETRTELAVAPVAESKSFIGERYDASTGLMYLNARYYSPLLGRFISPDMLDPIEAGVGTNRYAYGANDPVNLIDPEGEASGEASRSDPGGDLSVSPSERSALGDEMEHAGVESTGELYSGYVALGAIPMERETWIVPLVRGCLAYCGTIARSGGRYAGRLAAWAASKIGKRSPALPRNPSQGRTLTAAEKQSYARAARMPDKQNHTRAGRALQKHSGRPNSRYPAGGTRPAERNKVGEQIVDDILDHPGTRTWADKQGRPVVRAPSGRGFKMDVDGTPLHLPLSR from the coding sequence ATGCTCAGCTACGACGCCAACGGCAATCTGACCTCCGTGACGGGCGATCCGCCGCAAAACCAGACGCTGGAGTGGGATGGTCTGAACCGGCTGAAGTCGGTCAGCCGGGGCGGCTCGACGATCATGGTCTACGGGCCGGACGACAGCCGGCTGCGGCGCACGGTGATCCCGACGGGCGGGACGCCGGAGTCGATATACTTCCTCGCCGACATGGAGTTCGACGGGACCGTCTACACTAAGTACCCCGTGCCCGACGTGAAGCGGGTCGGGACGGCGACCTACGGGGTGCATCGCGACCACGACGGCTCGGTGCGGCTCGTCACCAACGCGTCGGGGCAGAAGGTGACGGCGATCGGCTACATGCCGTATGGCTTCGAAACCCGGACGGAACTCGCCGTCGCGCCTGTGGCGGAGTCGAAGAGCTTCATCGGCGAGCGGTACGACGCGTCGACGGGGCTGATGTACCTCAACGCCCGGTACTATTCCCCCCTCTTGGGGCGCTTCATCTCGCCCGATATGCTGGACCCGATCGAGGCCGGCGTTGGGACCAACCGGTATGCCTATGGGGCAAATGATCCGGTGAATCTGATCGACCCAGAGGGTGAGGCAAGCGGCGAAGCATCCCGGTCTGACCCAGGTGGAGATTTGAGCGTCTCCCCATCTGAGCGCAGCGCGCTTGGAGACGAAATGGAGCATGCAGGCGTCGAAAGCACGGGTGAGCTCTATTCCGGATACGTAGCGCTCGGGGCAATTCCGATGGAGCGCGAAACGTGGATCGTGCCGCTCGTACGAGGGTGTCTTGCCTATTGCGGAACGATAGCAAGATCCGGTGGCCGCTACGCGGGGAGGCTAGCGGCTTGGGCCGCATCGAAGATCGGGAAACGGAGTCCCGCTCTGCCGCGCAATCCAAGTCAAGGTCGCACTTTGACTGCAGCAGAAAAGCAATCATACGCTCGCGCGGCACGCATGCCAGATAAGCAAAACCACACGAGAGCTGGTAGAGCGTTGCAAAAGCATAGTGGCCGCCCAAACAGTCGCTACCCGGCGGGCGGAACGCGGCCGGCTGAACGCAACAAAGTCGGAGAGCAGATCGTCGACGACATTTTGGACCATCCGGGCACTCGCACATGGGCGGATAAACAAGGCCGCCCCGTGGTCCGAGCCCCCTCCGGGAGAGGGTTCAAAATGGACGTCGACGGCACGCCGCTACATCTACCACTATCCCGGTAA
- a CDS encoding globin domain-containing protein, translating to MALSDHEIDILRASMHIIRERKHIATEVFYERLFAHNPKLRRLFGTDIAGQTEKVMVALGAVVAQIHDLDACREMTADLAVRHVRYGVAAEDYTTVGLAVQDMLGVLLADDHSPEIATAWRRAYDAIAATMIATAYGEPEQVA from the coding sequence ATGGCTTTGAGCGACCACGAAATCGATATACTGCGCGCTAGCATGCACATCATCCGCGAGCGCAAGCACATCGCGACCGAAGTCTTCTACGAACGTCTGTTCGCGCACAATCCTAAGCTGCGCCGGCTGTTCGGCACGGACATCGCCGGGCAGACCGAGAAGGTGATGGTCGCTCTCGGGGCCGTCGTGGCCCAGATCCACGATCTCGACGCCTGCCGCGAGATGACCGCCGATCTCGCCGTGCGGCACGTCAGATACGGCGTGGCGGCGGAGGACTACACGACCGTCGGCCTCGCCGTTCAGGACATGCTGGGCGTCCTGCTGGCCGACGACCATTCCCCCGAGATCGCGACCGCCTGGCGCCGCGCCTACGACGCCATCGCCGCAACGATGATCGCCACCGCTTACGGCGAGCCCGAACAGGTCGCATGA
- a CDS encoding LysR family transcriptional regulator, with protein sequence MLNWDDLRVALVVGRTGSLTQAAGLLGINQSTATRRLAALEAAVGTILFVRTRSGLTPTDAGRTMIARASEMELRVERMKEQITDAESGVTGLVHLRADAWVINRLAGSAMAALLAAHPKLELRAAGGVGPQVPRGPTVALWFERAPRELEFAVKLGAVPFAVYAAVGCEMPAGWVNLLDEELPRYGPSRHLERLRQRGEAVHVSTSDAQAAVSAVAAGIGRGILPVCIADPDPRLRRVCDGPPEVWCAMSLHLHPDTVQSARVQAVVRWLRETFEPAFCAEDISTMSIAI encoded by the coding sequence TTGCTCAACTGGGATGATCTTCGCGTTGCCCTCGTCGTGGGGCGGACCGGATCGCTGACGCAGGCGGCCGGCCTGCTGGGCATCAACCAGTCGACCGCCACACGCCGGCTCGCGGCCTTGGAAGCGGCCGTCGGGACGATCCTCTTCGTGCGCACCCGGTCCGGGCTGACCCCCACGGATGCGGGCCGCACGATGATCGCGCGTGCCAGCGAAATGGAACTGCGCGTCGAGCGCATGAAGGAGCAGATCACGGACGCCGAGTCCGGCGTCACCGGTCTCGTCCATCTCCGCGCCGATGCCTGGGTCATCAACCGTCTCGCGGGTTCGGCAATGGCGGCGCTGCTCGCCGCTCATCCCAAGCTGGAATTGCGCGCCGCTGGCGGGGTTGGGCCGCAGGTCCCGCGCGGTCCAACGGTCGCATTGTGGTTCGAGCGCGCCCCGCGCGAGCTGGAGTTCGCCGTCAAGCTCGGCGCGGTGCCCTTCGCGGTCTACGCCGCCGTCGGCTGCGAGATGCCTGCCGGCTGGGTGAACCTCCTCGACGAGGAGCTGCCGCGCTATGGTCCGAGCCGCCACTTGGAGCGCCTCCGACAGCGCGGAGAGGCGGTGCACGTTTCGACATCCGATGCGCAGGCTGCCGTCTCCGCGGTGGCGGCGGGGATCGGCCGTGGCATCCTCCCGGTATGCATCGCCGATCCCGATCCGCGGCTGCGGCGGGTGTGTGACGGGCCGCCCGAGGTGTGGTGCGCGATGAGCCTCCATTTGCATCCCGACACCGTCCAGTCCGCGCGCGTCCAAGCCGTCGTGCGCTGGCTGCGCGAGACCTTCGAGCCCGCGTTCTGCGCCGAAGATATTTCCACTATGTCGATTGCCATCTAA
- a CDS encoding globin domain-containing protein: MTITPDDAQRLRHSLAFLIADAPQTAHIFYDHLFRLAPKTRGLFVRSMDRQGMKLVATLGTIVMHIENWSELEPQITQLGLRHLAYGVRPEHYAPTGEALIATVKDVMGEAYEPAVTAAWARAYAMVEKAMLETPAHRRVSAGPDGADPDETRLASDP, encoded by the coding sequence ATGACGATCACGCCCGACGATGCACAGCGGCTGAGACACTCGCTCGCCTTTCTGATCGCCGACGCACCACAGACTGCGCACATATTCTATGATCACCTTTTCAGGCTTGCGCCGAAGACGCGGGGCCTCTTCGTGCGCTCCATGGATCGTCAAGGCATGAAGCTGGTCGCGACGCTCGGGACCATCGTGATGCATATCGAGAACTGGTCCGAGCTCGAGCCCCAGATCACGCAACTCGGGCTGCGCCACCTCGCCTACGGCGTGCGACCGGAGCATTATGCGCCGACCGGCGAGGCCCTCATCGCGACCGTGAAGGACGTGATGGGCGAGGCCTACGAGCCTGCCGTGACCGCCGCATGGGCAAGGGCCTACGCGATGGTCGAGAAGGCGATGCTCGAGACCCCGGCGCACCGCCGCGTCTCGGCAGGCCCGGATGGGGCGGATCCGGATGAGACCCGCCTCGCGAGCGACCCGTAG
- a CDS encoding calcium-binding protein, protein MPAPQYETQYGNNFGTTFYDNANAHTILAYGGNDTIYASAADDPYNPLVQDHFYGGEGFDRVSYQYAGPILADLRDAQSFRIAPDGTAQYKDMLVSIEWLTGSNHSDTLRGSDSNDRLDGLDSNDTITARDGADTVFGGNGHDVISGGDDNDTLYGDAGDDEVSGNDGHDFMLGGTGDDTMDGNTGNDDMYGQGDDDVLYGSYGYDTIRGGSGDDLIKGGDESDQLYGEADDDTVEGGNGSDTIDGGSGNDLMLGQAGNDIFTGVSGIDTIDGGAGWDRIFFDTSDDLVVRLSSGAAPSGSDGFITANGITSGVSGIEEVRTGSGDDIIAGTNGNDTLIARDGRDTVGGHGGNDRIYGGDGRDTLHGNSGDDSIWGGDDSDSLRGDAGDDYINGGDGEDLIIGGPGMDTLVGGEGYDFFIFEEIGPDLDRIVDFEGGVDRIELSHSLLLGPISTPLDEQFFASSGADPADSVLWANTPEGWTAFIEFAGLTVNALQDLIDSKELFPSLLIDNDAAPVNKIDAAADADRGEPFYIDPPVGPLELPLDCGFLELL, encoded by the coding sequence ATGCCTGCACCACAGTACGAAACGCAGTACGGCAACAACTTCGGCACGACGTTCTACGACAATGCCAACGCCCACACGATCCTCGCCTACGGCGGCAATGACACCATTTATGCGTCCGCCGCCGACGACCCCTACAACCCGCTGGTTCAGGATCACTTCTACGGCGGCGAGGGATTCGATCGGGTCAGCTACCAATACGCGGGCCCGATCCTGGCGGATCTGCGTGACGCCCAATCGTTCCGCATCGCCCCGGACGGGACCGCTCAGTACAAGGACATGCTCGTCTCGATCGAATGGCTGACCGGATCCAATCATTCCGACACCCTTCGCGGATCGGATTCCAACGACCGGCTCGATGGGCTGGACAGCAACGACACCATCACCGCGCGCGACGGTGCCGACACGGTTTTCGGCGGCAACGGGCATGACGTCATATCCGGCGGCGATGACAACGATACGCTCTACGGTGATGCGGGTGACGACGAGGTGTCGGGCAACGATGGCCACGACTTCATGCTCGGCGGCACCGGCGACGACACGATGGACGGCAACACCGGCAACGACGACATGTACGGCCAGGGGGACGACGACGTTCTCTACGGTAGCTACGGCTACGACACGATCCGTGGCGGTAGCGGCGACGACCTCATCAAGGGCGGCGACGAGAGCGACCAGCTCTACGGCGAAGCCGACGACGATACGGTGGAAGGCGGGAACGGGTCGGACACCATCGACGGGGGCTCCGGCAACGACCTGATGCTCGGCCAGGCCGGCAACGACATCTTCACCGGTGTCTCGGGCATCGACACCATCGACGGCGGCGCCGGCTGGGACCGGATCTTCTTCGATACGTCGGACGACCTCGTGGTGCGTCTGAGTTCAGGCGCGGCACCCTCCGGTTCGGACGGTTTCATCACGGCGAACGGGATCACGAGCGGCGTCTCGGGCATCGAGGAGGTGCGCACCGGATCGGGTGACGACATCATCGCCGGCACAAACGGCAACGATACGCTCATCGCCCGCGACGGTCGTGACACCGTCGGCGGCCACGGTGGAAACGACCGGATCTACGGCGGCGACGGAAGGGATACTCTGCACGGCAACTCCGGCGACGACTCGATCTGGGGCGGCGACGACAGCGACTCGCTGCGGGGCGACGCCGGCGACGACTACATCAACGGGGGAGATGGCGAAGACCTCATCATTGGCGGGCCCGGCATGGACACGCTCGTCGGCGGCGAGGGGTACGACTTCTTCATCTTCGAGGAGATCGGACCCGACCTGGACCGCATCGTCGACTTCGAGGGCGGCGTCGACCGGATAGAACTCTCTCACTCGCTTCTCCTCGGCCCGATCAGCACCCCGCTGGACGAGCAGTTCTTCGCATCGTCCGGAGCGGATCCCGCCGACTCCGTTCTGTGGGCCAATACTCCTGAGGGCTGGACCGCCTTCATCGAGTTCGCGGGGCTGACGGTGAACGCGCTGCAAGACCTGATCGACAGTAAGGAGCTCTTCCCCTCACTGCTCATCGACAACGACGCCGCCCCGGTGAACAAGATCGACGCGGCGGCCGATGCGGACAGGGGCGAGCCCTTCTATATCGATCCGCCGGTCGGCCCGCTGGAGCTGCCGCTCGACTGCGGTTTCCTCGAGCTTCTGTAG
- a CDS encoding TetR/AcrR family transcriptional regulator, with translation MSHRDPVPDAATDGDDTDTGKRKEILSGARRVFRAQGFAGASMDKIAQAAGVSKGTLYVYFRNKEELFAALVLVDRRDAAERMFQAEDLDADPRAVLLDLGERFLRLMTTPDHIALIRMVMGAAEKFPEVGRMYFEKGPRRGIEHLARYLGEQVARGRLAIDEDYEMAASHFLMMCQGTLTKRALFGHTAAPTDADVRATVESAVRVFMRAYGPERVGPR, from the coding sequence ATGTCCCACCGCGACCCGGTCCCCGACGCCGCCACCGACGGGGACGACACCGACACCGGCAAGCGCAAGGAGATCCTGTCCGGGGCGCGACGCGTCTTCCGCGCCCAAGGCTTCGCCGGCGCGAGCATGGACAAGATCGCCCAGGCCGCCGGCGTCTCGAAGGGGACGCTCTACGTCTATTTTCGCAACAAGGAGGAGCTCTTCGCCGCCCTCGTCCTGGTGGACCGGCGCGACGCCGCCGAGCGGATGTTCCAGGCCGAAGACCTCGACGCCGACCCGCGGGCGGTGCTCCTCGACCTCGGCGAGCGGTTCCTCCGGCTGATGACAACGCCGGACCACATCGCCCTGATCCGCATGGTGATGGGCGCGGCGGAGAAGTTCCCCGAAGTCGGCCGGATGTACTTCGAGAAGGGGCCTCGCCGCGGCATCGAGCACCTCGCCCGCTATCTCGGCGAGCAGGTCGCCCGCGGCCGGCTGGCGATCGACGAGGACTACGAGATGGCCGCCTCGCACTTCTTGATGATGTGCCAGGGCACCCTCACCAAACGCGCCCTCTTCGGCCATACCGCGGCGCCGACCGACGCCGACGTCCGCGCCACCGTCGAAAGCGCGGTCCGCGTCTTCATGCGCGCCTACGGTCCGGAGCGCGTGGGACCGCGGTAG
- a CDS encoding HlyD family secretion protein: protein MQLKSDRETREASAAADDTLALDPDEPGRAPPPATPPAVPAAPTGDAPAPQAAPDPAPAPAPAAPPRRSARKRVLLVAVLALAIGAAGTFGYRWWTVGRFEISTDDAYLGADMSILAAKVSGYVTDVEVAENQAVKTGDVIARIDDGDYRLAVRAAEDKIAVQQAAVARFAVQIDAARTQIDEAKANVTSARADLVLAEAELDRKARLVKSNVASRETYDTAKAAADKASAALAAAQATEKGAEANVAVLEAERKEAEASLASLSTALRQARRDLSFTVVRAPIDGIVGNKAAEVGELVQPGTRLAAVVPLASVYVNANFKETQLEEMRPGQRAEVTVDAFPGEVFEGYVESISPASGALFSLLPPQNATGNFTKIVQRLPVRVALSDEARAGRTLRPGMSAVVTVDRRTGPGTAGPAAPPRRATPPEPEAEGTPVAAAGLPRDTAAAAEPAATARRHGRDR from the coding sequence ATGCAGCTCAAAAGCGACCGAGAGACCCGCGAGGCATCCGCCGCAGCGGACGACACGCTGGCGCTCGACCCCGACGAACCGGGGCGCGCCCCGCCCCCCGCAACGCCGCCCGCCGTGCCCGCCGCCCCGACCGGCGACGCCCCCGCGCCACAGGCCGCGCCCGACCCCGCCCCCGCCCCTGCGCCCGCCGCGCCGCCGCGGCGCAGCGCGAGGAAACGTGTCCTGCTCGTGGCGGTCCTGGCACTCGCGATCGGGGCCGCGGGCACCTTCGGCTACCGCTGGTGGACCGTGGGCCGGTTCGAGATCTCGACCGACGACGCCTATCTCGGCGCCGACATGTCGATCCTCGCCGCCAAGGTGTCCGGCTATGTGACCGACGTGGAGGTCGCCGAGAACCAGGCGGTGAAGACCGGTGACGTGATCGCCCGCATCGACGATGGCGACTACCGCCTCGCCGTGCGCGCGGCCGAGGACAAGATCGCGGTGCAGCAGGCGGCCGTCGCCCGCTTCGCCGTGCAGATCGACGCGGCGCGCACCCAGATCGACGAGGCGAAGGCGAACGTCACGAGTGCCCGGGCCGACCTCGTGCTCGCGGAGGCCGAGCTGGACCGCAAGGCACGGTTGGTGAAATCGAACGTCGCCAGCCGCGAGACCTACGACACCGCCAAGGCTGCGGCCGACAAGGCGAGCGCCGCCCTCGCCGCCGCCCAGGCGACCGAGAAGGGGGCGGAGGCGAACGTCGCGGTGCTGGAGGCGGAGCGCAAGGAGGCCGAGGCGAGCCTCGCCAGCCTCTCCACCGCGCTGCGACAGGCCCGCCGCGACCTCTCGTTCACGGTGGTGCGCGCCCCGATCGACGGCATCGTCGGCAACAAGGCGGCGGAGGTGGGGGAACTGGTGCAGCCCGGCACGCGCCTCGCCGCGGTCGTGCCCCTCGCCTCGGTCTACGTGAACGCCAACTTCAAGGAGACGCAGCTCGAGGAGATGCGCCCCGGCCAGCGCGCGGAGGTCACCGTCGACGCCTTCCCCGGCGAAGTGTTCGAGGGCTATGTCGAGAGCATCTCGCCCGCGTCCGGAGCGCTCTTCAGCCTGTTGCCGCCGCAGAACGCCACCGGCAACTTCACCAAGATCGTTCAGCGCCTGCCGGTGCGGGTGGCCCTGTCGGACGAGGCCCGCGCCGGACGCACGTTGCGGCCGGGGATGTCGGCCGTCGTGACGGTGGACCGCCGCACCGGACCGGGGACGGCCGGGCCCGCCGCGCCGCCCCGCCGGGCGACGCCGCCGGAGCCGGAGGCGGAGGGGACCCCGGTGGCCGCCGCCGGCCTGCCCCGGGACACCGCCGCGGCCGCCGAGCCCGCCGCGACAGCCCGCCGCCACGGCCGCGACCGCTGA
- a CDS encoding DHA2 family efflux MFS transporter permease subunit: MSTVDAAALAPPAPAAGIEGRKMIAFMAMVFGMFMAILDIQIVSASLSEIQAGLSASADEISWVQTAYLIAEVVMIPLSGFLSRALSTRWLFAGACAGFTFMSLMCATATSIEQMIVYRALQGFIGGAMIPTVFAAAYSVFPREKQPVVAPIIGLVATLAPTIGPTIGGYLTEIFSWHWLFLINVVPGVAVTLTTLTLVDFDEPNLALLDRFDWLGLAFMAGFLGCLEYVLEEGTRNDWFEDRAITLFAVVSVLSALGFFWRAFTAREPVVDLSAFSNRNFATGATFSFVMGIGLYGLTYLYPVYLSAVRDYSALMIGETMFVSGLAMFVTAPIAGRLSARLDPRFMIGAGFTIFAAGTWQASGITADWDFWELLWPQIFRGVGLMLCMVPITNVSLGTMPPAQLKNASGLFNVMRNLGGAVGLAIINTLITTRTDLHTERLAESVAWGRPAAEDALAQMTANFSALGSDAERAALARLEKMVEGQATVMAYADIFVALTVLFVLLCFATPLMRRPAASGGGGGGH; this comes from the coding sequence ATGAGCACCGTCGACGCCGCCGCCCTCGCGCCCCCCGCCCCCGCCGCGGGGATCGAGGGGCGCAAGATGATCGCCTTCATGGCGATGGTCTTCGGCATGTTCATGGCGATCCTCGACATCCAGATCGTGTCCGCCTCGCTGTCGGAGATCCAGGCGGGCCTGTCCGCTTCGGCCGACGAGATCTCGTGGGTGCAGACCGCCTATCTCATCGCCGAGGTGGTCATGATCCCGCTGTCGGGCTTCCTGTCGCGCGCGCTCTCCACGCGCTGGCTCTTCGCGGGGGCCTGCGCCGGCTTCACCTTCATGAGCCTGATGTGCGCGACCGCCACGTCGATCGAACAGATGATCGTCTACCGCGCGCTGCAGGGCTTCATCGGCGGCGCGATGATCCCGACCGTCTTCGCCGCCGCGTACTCGGTCTTCCCGCGCGAGAAGCAGCCCGTGGTGGCGCCGATCATCGGCCTCGTCGCCACGCTGGCGCCGACCATCGGTCCCACCATCGGCGGCTACCTCACCGAGATCTTCTCATGGCACTGGCTCTTCCTCATCAACGTGGTGCCCGGCGTGGCCGTGACACTCACCACGCTGACCCTGGTCGACTTCGACGAGCCGAACCTCGCCCTCCTCGACCGCTTCGACTGGCTGGGCCTCGCCTTCATGGCCGGTTTCCTGGGATGCCTCGAATATGTCCTCGAGGAAGGGACCCGGAACGACTGGTTCGAGGACCGCGCCATCACCCTGTTCGCCGTCGTCTCGGTATTGTCGGCGCTGGGCTTCTTCTGGCGGGCGTTCACCGCGCGTGAGCCGGTGGTCGACCTGTCGGCCTTCTCCAACCGCAACTTCGCGACCGGGGCGACCTTCTCGTTCGTGATGGGGATCGGCCTCTACGGCCTGACCTACCTCTACCCGGTCTATCTCTCGGCGGTGCGGGATTATTCGGCGCTGATGATCGGTGAGACGATGTTCGTCTCGGGCCTCGCGATGTTCGTCACCGCGCCGATCGCCGGCCGCCTGTCGGCCCGGCTCGACCCGCGCTTCATGATCGGCGCCGGGTTCACCATCTTCGCCGCCGGCACGTGGCAGGCTTCGGGAATCACGGCGGACTGGGACTTCTGGGAGCTGCTCTGGCCGCAGATCTTCCGCGGCGTCGGGCTGATGCTGTGCATGGTGCCGATCACCAACGTCTCGCTCGGCACGATGCCGCCGGCGCAGCTGAAGAACGCCTCGGGCCTCTTCAACGTGATGCGCAACCTGGGCGGCGCAGTGGGCCTGGCGATCATCAACACGCTCATCACCACGCGCACGGACCTCCATACCGAGCGCCTGGCGGAGAGCGTCGCCTGGGGTCGCCCGGCCGCCGAGGACGCCCTGGCGCAGATGACGGCGAACTTCTCCGCGCTCGGCTCGGACGCCGAGCGCGCCGCCTTGGCGCGCCTGGAGAAGATGGTCGAAGGGCAGGCGACGGTGATGGCCTATGCCGACATCTTCGTCGCGCTGACGGTCCTTTTCGTGCTCCTGTGCTTCGCGACGCCGCTGATGCGCCGCCCCGCGGCCAGCGGTGGAGGGGGCGGCGGCCATTGA
- a CDS encoding peptide deformylase: protein MTVRPIVMFPDERLRTPAAPVDRFDDALAALAADLTDTMRAAPGIGITGPHIGVARRVVVLDLPGDAAPAVYVNPAVVFASPETIRHAEGSVSMPGASEEVVRPARVRVRYQDLAGTWHEEEAEGLRAVCHQHEIDQLDGVFWLQRLSRLKRDRVVKRYGKQGRTG, encoded by the coding sequence ATGACCGTTCGGCCCATCGTCATGTTCCCCGACGAGCGCCTGCGCACGCCCGCCGCCCCGGTGGATCGGTTCGACGACGCGCTCGCGGCGCTCGCGGCCGACCTGACGGACACGATGCGTGCCGCCCCCGGCATCGGCATCACCGGCCCGCACATCGGCGTGGCGCGGCGCGTCGTCGTGCTCGACCTGCCGGGCGATGCGGCGCCGGCGGTCTACGTCAATCCGGCCGTCGTCTTTGCCTCGCCGGAGACGATCCGGCACGCCGAGGGCAGCGTCTCGATGCCGGGGGCGAGCGAGGAGGTCGTGCGGCCGGCGCGGGTGCGCGTGCGCTACCAGGACCTCGCCGGCACCTGGCACGAGGAGGAGGCGGAGGGCCTGCGCGCCGTCTGCCATCAGCACGAGATCGACCAGCTCGACGGCGTCTTCTGGCTCCAGCGCCTTTCCCGCCTGAAGCGGGACCGGGTCGTCAAGCGCTACGGCAAGCAGGGCAGGACCGGATAG
- a CDS encoding aldo/keto reductase, giving the protein MIDTYDLAPDLRIARVLTGLWQVADMEKDGTTLDREAAADALAAYAADGFTTFDMADHYGSAELITGALLARGPTPRPLAFTKWCPAPGPMTPDVVRAGVDERRARLGVETIDLLQFHWWTFEHPAWLDALHELTRLREEGVIRSLGVTNFDAAHLSLALADGVPLLTNQVSFSLLDRRAEADLAAVCAAHGVKLLCYGTLAGGFLSERWLGRPEPAEIADWSGMKYRRFIDAAGGWDAYQGVLGAAAQIGARHGVSIANVATRWVLDHPHVAGVIVGARLGEREHRVDNARLFSFALDAEDHARLAAAFAATTPLPGDCGDEYRKPPFLTASGDLSHHLADVPTAHAAEATRPGRSRVSSGSVWEDLAGFSRAVRIGDRILVSGTTATAGTDRVVAPGDPGAQATYILDKIIGAVRALGGGPEDIVRTRVYLADIDEWEPVSRAHGRVFADTKPANTLLAVGGLVGDYRVEIEAEAIVG; this is encoded by the coding sequence ATGATCGACACCTACGACCTCGCTCCGGATCTCAGGATCGCGCGGGTGCTGACGGGCCTTTGGCAGGTCGCCGACATGGAGAAAGACGGCACCACGCTCGACCGCGAGGCCGCCGCCGACGCGCTCGCCGCCTACGCCGCCGACGGGTTCACCACGTTCGACATGGCCGACCACTACGGCAGCGCCGAACTGATCACCGGCGCGCTGCTGGCGCGCGGCCCGACGCCGCGCCCGCTCGCGTTCACCAAATGGTGCCCCGCGCCCGGCCCGATGACTCCGGACGTCGTACGCGCCGGGGTCGACGAGCGCCGCGCCCGCCTCGGCGTCGAGACGATCGACCTGTTGCAATTTCACTGGTGGACCTTCGAGCATCCCGCCTGGCTCGACGCGCTCCACGAACTCACCCGGCTGAGGGAGGAGGGCGTCATCCGCTCGCTCGGCGTCACCAACTTCGACGCCGCGCACCTGAGCCTCGCGCTCGCCGACGGGGTGCCCCTGCTGACCAACCAGGTGTCGTTCTCCTTGCTCGACCGGCGCGCCGAGGCGGACCTCGCGGCGGTCTGCGCGGCGCACGGCGTCAAGCTCCTCTGCTATGGGACGCTCGCCGGTGGCTTCCTGTCGGAGCGCTGGCTCGGCCGGCCGGAGCCGGCCGAGATCGCCGACTGGTCGGGCATGAAGTACCGCCGGTTCATCGACGCCGCAGGCGGGTGGGACGCCTACCAGGGGGTGCTCGGCGCCGCCGCGCAGATCGGCGCGCGCCACGGGGTCTCCATCGCCAACGTCGCGACGCGCTGGGTGCTGGACCATCCCCACGTCGCCGGCGTCATCGTCGGTGCGCGGCTCGGCGAGCGCGAGCACCGGGTCGACAATGCCCGCCTCTTCTCCTTCGCGCTCGACGCCGAGGACCACGCGCGCCTCGCCGCCGCCTTCGCCGCGACAACGCCGCTGCCGGGCGACTGCGGCGACGAGTATCGCAAGCCCCCCTTCCTCACCGCCTCCGGCGACCTCAGCCACCACCTCGCCGACGTGCCGACCGCCCACGCCGCCGAAGCGACGCGGCCGGGCCGGTCGCGGGTCTCCTCGGGCAGCGTGTGGGAGGATCTCGCCGGCTTCAGCCGCGCGGTGCGGATCGGCGACCGCATCCTCGTCTCCGGCACGACGGCGACCGCGGGGACAGACCGCGTCGTCGCCCCCGGCGATCCCGGCGCGCAGGCGACCTATATCCTCGACAAGATCATCGGCGCGGTGCGGGCGCTGGGCGGTGGGCCGGAAGATATCGTCCGCACCCGCGTCTACCTCGCCGACATCGACGAGTGGGAGCCGGTCTCGCGCGCCCATGGCCGCGTCTTCGCCGACACGAAGCCGGCCAACACGCTGCTGGCCGTCGGCGGCCTCGTCGGCGACTACCGCGTCGAGATCGAGGCGGAGGCGATCGTTGGCTGA